A single window of Bacillota bacterium DNA harbors:
- a CDS encoding manganese efflux pump MntP family protein, whose translation MGIMEIVLIGLGLSMDAAAVSMSNGMCGKQIKLSKAIEIALLFGIFQGIMPAIGYFGGELFEDQIKAIDHWIALILLAAIGGKMIYEATRPQSKETKQMELSTGVLLVQAIATSIDALAVGIGFAVLSINIYFAGSMIALITFICSLASVYIGKRFGAILSNKAEILGGVILISIGAKIFIEHMFFNG comes from the coding sequence ATGGGCATAATGGAAATCGTGCTTATCGGACTGGGACTGTCTATGGATGCAGCGGCTGTTTCGATGTCCAATGGCATGTGCGGAAAACAAATTAAACTCAGCAAGGCAATTGAGATAGCCCTATTATTCGGAATATTCCAGGGCATTATGCCTGCAATCGGGTATTTTGGCGGTGAATTGTTTGAGGATCAGATAAAGGCTATTGACCACTGGATCGCACTGATTCTTCTTGCGGCTATTGGCGGTAAGATGATATATGAGGCTACCAGACCTCAAAGCAAAGAGACAAAACAGATGGAGCTTAGCACAGGCGTTCTTCTTGTTCAAGCTATTGCAACAAGCATTGATGCACTTGCGGTTGGAATTGGTTTTGCGGTTCTGTCCATTAATATCTATTTTGCAGGCTCGATGATAGCTTTGATAACTTTTATATGCAGTCTGGCATCTGTTTATATAGGAAAACGATTCGGGGCAATTTTAAGCAACAAAGCTGAGATTCTGGGCGGGGTAATACTTATTTCTATCGGCGCTAAAATATTCATAGAGCATATGTTTTTCAATGGTTGA
- a CDS encoding ATP-dependent Clp protease ATP-binding subunit, with protein MNAANILKPALSRGEIQVIGATTFAEYRKYIEKDAALERRFQPVTVEEPSIDNSVEILDGIKAYYEKYHGVIIDDETVKQAVMLSERYITDRYLPDKAIDLIDEAASAVNIEDAEADRIYRLRDELGSVNKDLDKVLAENPDNYETIAKLRGRQCMIAEEVRELESKKNVLHITIDSLAKVIELWTGIPASKIKEQEFVKLLNLEDTLKSRIIGQDEAISSVVAAIKRNRAGISPKRKPVSFIFAGPTGVGKTELVKQLSTCLFDSPETFFRLDMSEFMEKHSVSRIIGAPPGYVGYDEAGQLTEKVRRKPYSVILFDEIEKAHPDVLNILLQILDDGHITDAHGKTVNFENTIIIMTTNAGSYKHEGQIGFSEKEGLAAQNKSLKALEEIMRPEFINRVDEIITFRQLDEKDFKKIAVIMLSDLKDGMANKGIVLSWDDSVLDFLVKKSYSTKYGARNLRRSIEKQIEDKIAGTMIDNYNTILREMKLSADEEEIKILI; from the coding sequence CTATGAATGCAGCCAATATCCTTAAACCTGCGCTTTCACGCGGAGAAATTCAGGTTATTGGGGCGACGACATTTGCTGAATATCGTAAGTATATAGAAAAAGATGCCGCGCTTGAACGCCGTTTTCAGCCCGTTACGGTTGAAGAGCCTTCAATTGACAATTCCGTTGAAATATTGGATGGCATCAAGGCTTACTATGAAAAATATCATGGCGTAATTATCGATGATGAGACTGTTAAACAAGCGGTAATGCTTTCAGAGAGATACATTACTGACAGATATCTGCCGGATAAGGCAATCGACCTTATCGATGAGGCTGCATCTGCTGTAAATATAGAGGATGCTGAAGCAGACAGGATATACCGTCTGCGCGATGAGCTTGGATCTGTAAATAAGGATTTGGATAAGGTTCTTGCGGAGAATCCCGATAATTACGAGACGATTGCCAAACTGCGCGGTCGCCAGTGTATGATAGCTGAAGAAGTTCGCGAGCTTGAAAGCAAGAAAAATGTACTTCATATTACAATCGACAGCCTTGCAAAAGTTATTGAACTGTGGACTGGAATCCCTGCAAGTAAGATCAAAGAACAAGAATTTGTAAAGCTTCTAAACCTTGAAGATACCCTTAAGTCAAGGATAATTGGGCAGGATGAAGCAATTAGCTCTGTCGTTGCGGCAATAAAAAGAAACCGTGCAGGCATAAGCCCGAAAAGGAAACCTGTATCATTTATTTTTGCAGGCCCTACAGGGGTTGGAAAAACAGAACTGGTAAAACAGCTTTCTACATGTCTTTTCGACTCTCCTGAAACTTTTTTCAGACTTGATATGTCTGAATTTATGGAGAAGCATAGTGTTTCACGTATTATTGGAGCACCTCCAGGATATGTCGGTTATGACGAGGCAGGTCAGCTTACGGAAAAGGTTAGGAGAAAGCCATATAGCGTAATACTGTTTGACGAAATCGAAAAAGCGCATCCCGATGTGCTGAATATTCTACTCCAGATATTAGATGATGGTCATATAACAGATGCACACGGAAAGACTGTGAATTTCGAAAACACAATAATAATCATGACCACGAACGCGGGCTCATATAAGCATGAGGGCCAGATAGGCTTTAGTGAAAAGGAAGGGCTTGCGGCTCAAAACAAGTCCTTAAAGGCACTTGAAGAAATAATGCGCCCCGAGTTTATAAACCGTGTTGATGAAATAATAACTTTCCGTCAGCTTGACGAGAAAGATTTTAAAAAGATTGCAGTTATTATGCTTTCTGATCTTAAAGACGGAATGGCGAATAAAGGCATTGTACTTTCGTGGGACGACAGCGTTCTTGATTTTCTTGTGAAAAAATCGTATTCAACTAAATATGGGGCAAGAAATCTTAGAAGGTCAATAGAAAAACAAATTGAGGACAAAATTGCCGGAACAATGATAGATAATTATAATACTATATTAAGAGAAATGAAGCTTTCCGCAGATGAGGAAGAAATAAAAATTCTTATATAA
- a CDS encoding chemotaxis protein CheW encodes MGETTTAQLQVEEEDTQKGKYLTFLIGSETFGIEIRYVTEIIGIQPITEMPELPKYVKGIINLRGKIIPVMDIRLRFKKQFKQYDGKTCVIVIDIENLSIGLIVDSVSEVLSIPDEEIVPPPELSGNSSKYIKGIGKADNEVKLLLDCNKLLSEEEIDNITKI; translated from the coding sequence ATGGGAGAAACAACAACGGCGCAACTTCAGGTGGAAGAAGAAGATACACAAAAAGGAAAATATCTTACATTCTTAATCGGAAGTGAAACTTTCGGCATTGAAATCAGATATGTCACTGAGATTATTGGGATTCAGCCAATAACCGAGATGCCGGAGTTACCGAAATATGTAAAAGGTATCATCAACTTGCGGGGCAAGATCATTCCGGTCATGGACATAAGGCTAAGATTTAAAAAACAATTTAAGCAATATGATGGCAAGACATGCGTAATTGTTATTGATATTGAAAATTTATCTATCGGCTTAATAGTCGATAGTGTCTCAGAAGTACTTTCAATTCCCGATGAAGAGATTGTTCCACCACCTGAATTAAGTGGGAACAGCAGTAAATACATCAAGGGGATTGGCAAGGCAGATAATGAAGTTAAGCTACTACTCGATTGCAATAAGCTCCTAAGCGAAGAAGAAATAGACAATATAACAAAGATATAA
- a CDS encoding polysaccharide deacetylase family protein, translating to MQFFIKSKLVKYLFIGIAAVILAAFIFAFGLKAGVPVYMYHSVLEKPFSINDSLFVRPDNFEQQIKYLKNNGYTSIFADDLPHASKFKKPVVITFDDGYRDNYTYAFPVLKKYHVKATIFVITNYIDKPNYLTREQIKKMSDSGLVSIQSHTASHSNLCQCTEEQIDNEFLSSKTELVNLTHKKVDIVAYPYGKYNKEVVREAKKYYHLAFITLGDKSYKKSFAFKTPRAGIFRNTNLNQFETITIERSRNRFQNIFLNFKHEERQVAKRFSHLI from the coding sequence ATGCAATTCTTTATTAAAAGTAAATTAGTCAAATATTTATTTATCGGAATTGCAGCCGTAATTTTGGCTGCGTTTATTTTTGCTTTTGGTTTAAAAGCAGGAGTCCCGGTGTATATGTACCATAGTGTATTAGAAAAACCTTTTTCTATTAATGATAGTTTATTTGTAAGACCAGATAATTTTGAACAACAAATTAAATATTTAAAAAATAATGGTTATACCAGTATTTTTGCCGATGATTTACCTCATGCGTCTAAATTTAAAAAACCTGTTGTTATTACATTTGATGATGGTTATCGTGACAATTATACTTATGCTTTTCCAGTCTTAAAAAAGTATCATGTTAAAGCTACTATTTTTGTCATTACTAACTACATAGACAAACCAAACTACTTGACACGAGAACAAATAAAAAAAATGTCAGACAGCGGTTTGGTTAGTATTCAAAGCCATACTGCATCACACTCTAACTTGTGCCAGTGTACAGAAGAGCAGATAGATAATGAATTCTTGTCATCGAAGACAGAACTTGTAAATTTGACTCACAAGAAAGTCGATATCGTAGCATACCCATATGGCAAATATAATAAAGAAGTAGTTAGAGAAGCCAAAAAATATTATCATCTGGCTTTTATAACCCTTGGTGATAAGTCATATAAAAAATCATTTGCTTTCAAAACTCCGCGTGCTGGAATATTTAGAAACACCAATTTAAATCAATTCGAAACAATCACTATAGAAAGATCAAGGAATAGATTCCAAAATATCTTTTTAAATTTTAAACACGAGGAAAGGCAAGTTGCAAAGCGTTTTTCCCACCTTATCTGA
- a CDS encoding DUF3794 domain-containing protein, translating into MENMEKSEHKYCETVYDNHGDVVREADIIVPDYYPDVLKIVRADAIPVITSVEPSKDKVTLSGNIMMVVLYMPEEGNTPQALRQTFDFESVMPATGVAENSMLFTNIMLNYINCKMLNSRKLSLKVGADIHVKAENCGMLSVLTPISDIETQVENMHICNITGRSDKSIKIEEDIEVPAANPAIANHLYSYADAKPVEYKAINNKIIAKGVINVHTLYTADGSGDIQYLDSEIPFSHIFDIDGVDDSSMCIVDMSVNALKTEIYENDGGENRVIACECDVRCCGTAYNNDEFEYCTDAFSTGYDYKCDKKKYHICSSMDFVNLAGNVREVVDFSREISRVFTSSGTVTVLNADIDDGKLNVSGNLNISMLALMADGDLDSLESSVPFTITTAAGNAPRGSVIDSKLALDSFSFVISGATAVEIRASIGGVAIVKRMDKIEAVSDMSVDEEKPKKRAGDYIVLYYPSKNESIWDIAKRYNVKVSSIKDLNSFEGDVCDKNMLLIPKK; encoded by the coding sequence ATGGAAAATATGGAAAAATCAGAGCATAAATATTGTGAAACCGTATACGATAATCACGGAGATGTTGTTCGCGAGGCGGATATAATAGTACCTGATTATTATCCTGACGTACTGAAAATAGTTAGGGCGGATGCTATTCCGGTTATTACTTCAGTAGAGCCGTCAAAGGATAAGGTGACTTTGTCAGGAAATATAATGATGGTTGTACTTTATATGCCTGAAGAAGGGAATACTCCGCAGGCGCTGCGCCAGACTTTTGATTTTGAAAGTGTTATGCCTGCAACCGGTGTAGCAGAAAACAGTATGCTGTTTACGAATATCATGCTAAATTATATCAACTGCAAAATGCTCAATTCAAGAAAACTTTCATTAAAAGTTGGCGCTGATATCCATGTTAAAGCCGAAAACTGCGGAATGCTGTCTGTTCTTACACCGATTTCAGATATTGAAACTCAGGTTGAAAATATGCATATTTGCAATATAACCGGAAGAAGCGATAAAAGTATTAAGATTGAAGAAGACATAGAAGTGCCGGCAGCGAACCCGGCTATTGCAAACCATCTCTACAGTTATGCCGATGCAAAACCTGTTGAGTATAAGGCTATCAACAATAAGATTATTGCGAAAGGCGTTATTAATGTACATACGCTTTACACAGCGGATGGCAGCGGTGATATTCAATATCTTGACAGCGAAATTCCTTTTTCGCATATATTTGATATTGACGGTGTTGACGATAGCAGCATGTGTATTGTCGATATGTCTGTAAATGCACTAAAGACTGAAATATATGAAAATGACGGCGGCGAAAACAGAGTAATCGCTTGCGAATGTGATGTCCGCTGCTGCGGAACCGCATACAACAATGATGAATTCGAATATTGCACAGACGCTTTTTCAACCGGCTATGATTATAAATGTGACAAAAAAAAATATCATATTTGCAGCAGTATGGATTTTGTAAACTTAGCGGGTAATGTTCGGGAAGTGGTTGACTTTTCGCGTGAGATATCCAGAGTGTTTACAAGCAGCGGGACTGTTACAGTCCTTAATGCTGATATTGATGACGGTAAACTTAACGTTTCAGGGAATCTCAATATATCAATGCTGGCGCTTATGGCTGACGGTGATCTTGACAGCTTGGAATCTTCAGTTCCCTTTACCATAACGACTGCTGCTGGAAATGCGCCGCGTGGCTCTGTTATCGACAGTAAGCTGGCACTTGATTCATTTAGTTTTGTAATATCCGGTGCAACTGCTGTTGAAATAAGGGCATCAATTGGCGGCGTAGCGATTGTAAAACGTATGGACAAAATTGAAGCGGTCAGCGATATGTCTGTTGACGAGGAAAAGCCTAAAAAACGCGCAGGAGATTATATAGTGCTTTATTATCCGTCTAAAAATGAAAGTATTTGGGATATTGCGAAACGTTATAATGTTAAGGTGTCGTCAATAAAAGATTTGAATTCATTTGAAGGCGATGTTTGTGACAAAAACATGCTTTTAATACCCAAAAAATAA